The Sphingobacteriales bacterium nucleotide sequence CAATACATTTGTAGACAACAAAACATTGGGTTGTTGTGCAGTTAGTTATTATGCAACAGGAAGGTCATTTAATGATTCGCTGTATACAGCATATGCAACAGCAATATACATTCACAATAATACTTTTAAAAGAAAAATTACATTGATTCCAGATTTAAGTTCAGATTTAGGTAAATTGGTTTTAGCCATATCACAAACACCAGCAGATATTATTTATGATGGCAACTACAATACTAGTATGAGTAATCCTGATGGTAGTTTACAACCAAAGTATAAGTCTTGCTTTACAAACAATGGAAATATTAAATTCTTTAATTTGAATGCTAATAAGTCACCAGACATTATGAATGTACTTAAAACTTACGATACCAATTTAGCGTCATTCAATTGTGAAATCAATGGCATTAAAGGAAATAAGTAGAGTTTTGTTTATTGATTAGAAATAGAGTTGAACGAATATCAGCATCATGATCATCACAAACAAATAGCTCCACACAAAATATTTATGAATATCGACTTCCATATATTAACAAATTTGAATATATAATTTGAATTTGTCAATAAGCTGAATTTAAGTTATAAATACAACTTTATCTAGATTACAATTTTAGTATTAAGTTGTAAAAAAGAACTACAGCTAAATGCATTTATCTTTAGTTATATTACAGAAATTAGTACAGAAAGTACATCAAAATCAGGAACAACAACACCAGGAGGATATACATGAAGTGAAGTATTCGCATTCTTTTTGGGATTTTAAAGCTAATATTAATGAGTATATTCTTGTAGATGATTTTGTAATACCTCTGTGTAAAATAGAATATTTAAATATTTATTTTATTCATATCGAACTAATTTTTCAGGATCTATATTTTCTGAAATGAATTTTATTTTGAAATATATAGCTCAAATCCTTCTCTAGCAAGAGCAATAAACGTGTATAGTGGCTTAAACACTAACCACTTTGTTTCTTCAGAAGAAACAAAGTGGTATAAAATTGCAGAATGTACAGCAAGTACATTTACAAGAATATATATATAATAAAAATTTAGGCAATAGATTTAAATCTTAGCACTGGAACATGTTGGATAAAATAAGGATCAAAAAGTTTCTCAGGAGTTCATTTTTATCCTCAATCTCCTTACGATTCCGAAAAAAATAATAAGGAAAAATCTATAGAAATTGAAACTAAAACATGGACTCTTGTATCTAATGGAGAGAAAAACTTATGTATTCGGACACGGAGGTATGATGAAAGACGATGAGATACATAATACATATACAACAGAGTATAGCAATAAACGTAGATTTAATATTTAGCTATTTTTATACTTCATATTAAAATATGAAGTATTTTTTATTATATACCATATATTAGAATTTTAATTACTTGCCATTTAACAATTATGTAGCTTGTTCTTAGATAGTAGACGGATAAGAATTATCTATCAAATAATAAACAATCATAAAATAGAATTCTATGTTCTTTTCAATGAAGAGATATTTTATTTTAAATTAAAAAAGCTGTTATCATTAGACCGAAACTATGGAATGTATTATGTCTCGTGCATTAAGCTTAATAACTAGGCTAAATTTTCAAGCAAGCAGTTCGCCAATACATAAGTATTTCTTATATTCGCAAAAAAAATACAACAATGAGTATTATTCCAGTATTAGACTTAAGCGATTATCTTTCTGATAATCCTGAAAGAAAACAAAAATTTATCCAAGGTTTTGGAAAAGCATACGAAGAAATAGGATTTGCTGCAATTGAAAATCATGGCATACCAGCAGAACTTACAGAAAACTTTTATGATGCCATTCAAAAATTCTTTGCACTACCAACAGAAGATAAATTAAAATACGAAATTGTAGAATTGGCTGGGCAACGTGGCTACACATCATTCGGAAGAGAAAAAGCAAAACAAAGCGAAGTTGCAGACCTTAAAGAGTTTTGGCAATTTGGGCAATATATTGAAGATGGCGAGCAAATGCCAGCAGAAGACTATCCAGACAATATAGAAGTAAAAGAAATAGAAGCCTTTAATAAAGTAGGCAAAGAACTTTACAAAAGTTTTGAAACATCAGGCAGACATTTGTTGCGTGCCATTGCAGAATATCTACAACTGGATGTCAATTATTTTGATAGCAAAATACACAATGGAAATAGTATTTTAAGAGCAATCTACTATCCACCAATTACCCAAGAACCAAAAAATGCCATAAGAGCAGAAGAGCATGAAGATATTAATCTAATTACACTATTAGTAGGTGCAAGTGCAGATGGCTTACAAGTTTTAGATAGAAATAATGTATGGCACGATGCTAAAGCAGAACCACACCAAATAATGGTAAATGTTGGAGATATGCTACAAAGATTGTGCAACAACAAATTGCGTTCTACAACACATAGAGTAGTCAATCCACCAAAAGAAAAGTGGCACACACCAAGATACTCTATACCATTTTTCTTACATCCACGTAGCGAAATGCGCTTAGATTGTTTAGAAGATTGTGTAACAGCAGAAAATCCAATAGCTTTCGAGCCAATATCTGCTGGCGAATATCTAAACCAAAGATTAAGAGAAATAGGACTTAAAAAATAAATTTCCTAACCACTTGTTGTTATTACATCATCAAGAATAAGTAATTATGTAATAAGTCTTTGATGTAAAGTTTCATTGATTACTTGAACTTTGAATATTACAAATTCATGAAATAAAATAATCTTTTGTATATTTTATAATTAAATACTTTTTGTATTTTTGACACATGTACAAGTCAATAGAATTAAAATCATTACCAAATGCTTTGGAAGTATATCCAAGAATTGCTACAACCTTACTAAAACAACCAAAAAGTTTTTTACCAAGCATAGAAATCAAAGTACCTAATGTTTCTATTACTGAAGCAGACACAAAAAATACTTAGAGGTATGTGGTTTCAGTCCAAGTAAATTTATACCATCAACATATTTATTTGTACATACATTCTCATTAAAAACTTACTTACTAAGTAGTTTAGAAATTCCATTTCCAGTTTTAGGTATGGTACATTTTGCCAATAGAATAAAACAAATAGAACCAATACAATACAACCAACCTTTTGATATCACATGCAAAACAGGCAATCTAATTGCACACCAAAAAGGTCAAGCATTTGAAGTAGAAGTATATATAGATATTGCAGGCAAAAGAGTCTATGAAGAAACAATGGTCAATCTTTGCAAATCAAAACAAGAAGGGATAGGACAAGTATTTGATTGGGAAATAGATAATATTACGGATAAGTTTGCTAGCCAAACTTGGGATTTAAAAGAAAACTTAGGCATACAATACGCACAAGCATCAGGCGATTTCAATCCAATACATTTGCATCCACTAAGCGCAAAATTATTTGGTTTTAAAAGACATATCATACACGGTATGTATTCAGCAAGCAGAATTTTAGCACAATTTCCAAAGAAAATAGAAGAAGCACATCAATTTGATGTAGCATTCAAAACACCAATATTCTTACCTAGTCAAGTTATATGCAGACACCAACAAGTAGATAATAAGATAGTTGTAGATGTAGTTGATAAAACACAAACGCAACCACACTTAAAAGGAATACTTATATAGTATTAACTACTAATTTATTAAATAATCATTAATTACCAAACAAACGTTTGATGCAATGCATGCATTGATTATTTTTATACTACAATTCTAATGCATTGCCAAAACAGAAAGTAACAGAAGTAGAAATCATCAAACATTCTTTCAGATTATTTAGAGAGAAGAGTTACCACAATACTTCTATGGCTGATATTGCTCAAGAATGTGGCATACTCAAAGGAAGTTTATACCATTATTTCCCTTCAAAAGAAGCACTAATGAGTGCAGTAATCATATACGCACATGCATACTTTAAAGAAAAAGTATTCTCAATAGCCTACGACGAAGCACTCACGCCACAAGAAAGAATAGAAAAAATGTTCCAAAAATCAGAAAAAACACTATTGTCTGATGGAAATATAATGGGCAACATTGGCG carries:
- a CDS encoding isopenicillin N synthase family oxygenase, encoding MSIIPVLDLSDYLSDNPERKQKFIQGFGKAYEEIGFAAIENHGIPAELTENFYDAIQKFFALPTEDKLKYEIVELAGQRGYTSFGREKAKQSEVADLKEFWQFGQYIEDGEQMPAEDYPDNIEVKEIEAFNKVGKELYKSFETSGRHLLRAIAEYLQLDVNYFDSKIHNGNSILRAIYYPPITQEPKNAIRAEEHEDINLITLLVGASADGLQVLDRNNVWHDAKAEPHQIMVNVGDMLQRLCNNKLRSTTHRVVNPPKEKWHTPRYSIPFFLHPRSEMRLDCLEDCVTAENPIAFEPISAGEYLNQRLREIGLKK
- a CDS encoding TetR/AcrR family transcriptional regulator; the encoded protein is MPKQKVTEVEIIKHSFRLFREKSYHNTSMADIAQECGILKGSLYHYFPSKEALMSAVIIYAHAYFKEKVFSIAYDEALTPQERIEKMFQKSEKTLLSDGNIMGNIGVETARIIPEFANHIRDFYEEWINAVAHIFSNITNENDAQNLAEQTVAEFEGAVMMSRIFKDTKFMKNAYIRLKSRFAAITLSDLKH